From a region of the Streptomyces tirandamycinicus genome:
- a CDS encoding NCS2 family permease, with product MPPTATAPEDVRQPQRPDSGSRAPGRLDRYFRISERGSTVAREVRGGFATFFAMAYIVVLNPIILGSAEDMYGNQLDGGQLVTATVLTAAFSTLLMGVIGNVPIALAAGLGVNTVVALQLAPRMSWPDAMGMVVLAGFVVMLLVATGLRERVMSAVPLGLRKGIAIGIGLFIMLIGLVDSGFVSRIPDAAQTTVPLQLGLTGHLSGWPVLVFVLGVLLTLALIIRKVPGAILVSIVVMTVVAVVIQLIVRLPGRAWGLTVPEWPGNPVATPDFGLVGQVSLFGGFEKVGLLTGALFVFTVLLSCFFDAMGTILGVGDEAKLTDEKGDFPGINRVLIVDGVAVAAGGATSASANTCFVESTAGVGEGARTGLASVVTGGLFAAALFLTPLATMVPSQAATPALLAVGFLILAGSVRDIDWSDFTIAVPAFLAMVMMPFTYSITNGIGIGFIAFSVLRLAAGRGREVPVPMYVVSAVFVFFYAMPALGLT from the coding sequence ATGCCCCCCACGGCCACCGCGCCCGAAGACGTCCGGCAGCCGCAGCGGCCCGACTCGGGTTCCCGTGCCCCCGGCCGGCTCGACCGCTACTTCAGGATCTCCGAGCGCGGCTCCACGGTCGCCCGTGAGGTTCGCGGCGGCTTCGCCACCTTCTTCGCCATGGCGTACATCGTCGTGCTGAACCCGATCATCCTCGGCAGCGCCGAGGACATGTACGGGAACCAGCTCGACGGCGGCCAGCTGGTCACCGCGACCGTGCTCACCGCCGCCTTCTCCACGCTCCTGATGGGCGTCATCGGCAACGTCCCGATCGCCCTGGCGGCCGGGCTCGGTGTGAACACGGTGGTCGCGCTCCAGCTGGCCCCGCGCATGAGCTGGCCCGACGCCATGGGCATGGTGGTCCTGGCCGGCTTCGTCGTCATGCTGCTCGTGGCGACGGGCCTGCGTGAACGGGTCATGAGCGCGGTGCCGCTCGGCCTCCGCAAGGGCATCGCGATCGGCATCGGCCTGTTCATCATGCTGATCGGCCTGGTCGACTCGGGCTTCGTCTCCCGCATCCCGGACGCCGCCCAGACCACCGTCCCGCTCCAGCTCGGGCTCACCGGCCATCTCTCCGGCTGGCCGGTCCTGGTCTTCGTCCTCGGTGTGCTGCTCACCCTGGCGCTGATCATCCGGAAGGTGCCGGGCGCCATCCTGGTCTCCATCGTCGTGATGACGGTGGTGGCCGTCGTCATCCAGCTGATCGTCCGGCTGCCCGGCCGGGCGTGGGGCCTGACCGTGCCGGAGTGGCCGGGCAACCCCGTCGCCACGCCGGACTTCGGGCTCGTCGGGCAGGTCAGCCTGTTCGGCGGGTTCGAGAAGGTCGGCCTGCTCACCGGCGCGCTGTTCGTCTTCACCGTGCTGCTGTCGTGCTTCTTCGACGCGATGGGCACCATCCTCGGCGTCGGCGACGAGGCGAAGCTGACGGACGAGAAGGGCGACTTCCCCGGCATCAACAGGGTGCTGATCGTCGACGGCGTCGCCGTCGCCGCGGGCGGTGCCACCTCCGCCTCCGCCAACACCTGCTTCGTGGAGTCCACGGCGGGCGTCGGGGAGGGCGCTCGTACCGGCCTCGCGTCCGTCGTCACGGGCGGGCTCTTCGCGGCGGCGCTGTTCCTGACGCCGCTGGCGACCATGGTCCCCTCCCAGGCGGCGACGCCCGCGCTGCTCGCGGTCGGCTTCCTGATCCTCGCGGGGTCGGTCAGGGACATCGACTGGAGCGACTTCACCATCGCCGTTCCGGCGTTCCTGGCGATGGTGATGATGCCGTTCACCTACTCGATCACCAACGGCATCGGCATCGGCTTCATCGCCTTCAGCGTGCTGCGGCTGGCCGCGGGCCGCGGCCGTGAGGTGCCGGTCCCGATGTACGTGGTCTCCGCGGTCTTCGTCTTCTTCTACGCGATGCCGGCACTGGGCCTCACCTAG
- a CDS encoding DUF2530 domain-containing protein has translation MAKWTPEHEAPEPLEGPVVATITGGTILWFVLFLVQIPFYGWFAERELDWWVWTCLAGGGLGLIGIWYVRKRDAAIRRTKAARGSG, from the coding sequence ATGGCGAAGTGGACCCCCGAGCACGAGGCACCCGAGCCCCTGGAGGGGCCGGTCGTCGCCACCATCACCGGCGGCACGATCCTCTGGTTCGTCCTCTTCCTGGTCCAGATCCCCTTCTACGGCTGGTTCGCCGAGCGCGAGCTCGACTGGTGGGTGTGGACCTGCCTGGCCGGCGGCGGGCTGGGCCTCATCGGCATCTGGTACGTACGCAAGCGCGACGCGGCCATCAGGCGCACGAAGGCCGCGCGCGGCTCGGGCTGA
- a CDS encoding MarR family winged helix-turn-helix transcriptional regulator, translating to MPDLSHGDDVAAVNSLRSAVMRLGRRLKHQRVDESLSPTEMSVLGTLARCGSATPGELARKEHVQPPSMTRIVALLESKGLVRLEPHPEDRRQKVVSQTERAEAMLEESRRKRNAWLSTLAEGLDEEEWAKLRAAAPVLEKLAHL from the coding sequence ATGCCTGACCTGTCCCACGGCGACGACGTCGCCGCCGTGAACTCACTGCGCTCGGCCGTCATGAGGCTGGGCCGGCGCCTGAAGCACCAGCGCGTCGACGAATCGCTGAGTCCCACCGAGATGTCGGTGCTCGGCACTCTCGCCCGCTGCGGCTCGGCCACCCCCGGTGAGCTGGCCCGCAAGGAGCACGTCCAGCCGCCGTCGATGACCCGCATCGTGGCACTGCTGGAGTCCAAGGGACTGGTCCGGCTCGAGCCGCATCCCGAGGACCGCCGGCAGAAGGTGGTCAGCCAGACCGAGCGGGCCGAGGCCATGCTCGAGGAGTCCCGCCGCAAGCGGAACGCCTGGCTGTCCACGCTCGCCGAGGGCCTGGACGAGGAGGAGTGGGCCAAGCTGCGCGCGGCCGCCCCCGTACTGGAGAAGCTCGCGCACCTGTAA